In the Rhinoderma darwinii isolate aRhiDar2 chromosome 13, aRhiDar2.hap1, whole genome shotgun sequence genome, one interval contains:
- the BLCAP gene encoding apoptosis inducing factor BLCAP: MYCLQWLLPVLLIPKPLNPALWFNHSMFMGFYLLSFLLERKPCTICALVFLGALFLICYSCWGNCFLYHCSGSHLPESANDPAVVGT, translated from the coding sequence ATGTACTGTTTACAATGGCTGCTCCCTGTGCTCCTCATCCCGAAGCCTCTAAATCCAGCTCTTTGGTTCAATCACTCCATGTTCATGGGCTTCTACCTGCTGAGCTTCTTACTGGAGAGGAAGCCGTGCACCATCTGCGCCTTGGTCTTCCTTGGAGCCCTCTTCCTTATCTGCTACAGTTGTTGGGGCAATTGCTTTTTGTATCATTGCAGTGGCAGCCATCTTCCAGAATCGGCCAATGACCCGGCGGTGGTGGGCACCTAA